In a single window of the Rhodamnia argentea isolate NSW1041297 chromosome 2, ASM2092103v1, whole genome shotgun sequence genome:
- the LOC115737451 gene encoding LOW QUALITY PROTEIN: protein SEEDLING PLASTID DEVELOPMENT 1 (The sequence of the model RefSeq protein was modified relative to this genomic sequence to represent the inferred CDS: inserted 1 base in 1 codon): MRCTPISHFRLRLPIKLAPHTSALRPPPPPPPLSSPFRFSPRPFRRHDLALKSPGRRRFAAGSPSPSSPEDDLDVELGRLLALLPEEMRRRVSEHPERNQLIEVVMDLGRKPLARFPSGDFVLSELPVTHEDLERATSQVGDFAVDNRAGISRTLHRISGIRNRKGTIIGLTCRVGRAISGSAPLLRDLVQTGASLLLIGPPGVGKTTIIREIARMLANDYGKRVMIVDTSNEIGGDGDIPHEGIGNARRMQVPNSDMQHKVLIEAVENHMPQVIVIDEISTKLEAMAASTIAQRGIQLVATAHGVTIENLIMNPALEMLVGGIQSVTLGDEEASRRGVQKTVLERKGPSTFSCGVEIISKTELRVHRSLEATVDAVLSGRPPKFEVRKMGAKDTKGNAGTEPFTYSSLSDNDDASFIHVPDRASESAGYSEYSPELPPNRESFSEDGARLLLYNYGILEASIMQVIKQLNLGEDVIRLTDNISQAHALLALHSKXKKNPGIQAAARSHGIPIYVTKTNSLVQITNAVRALLRDCDGSKDTEVEDTSKLSEKTDALEEARVAIEQVVIPKGEPVELLPRSSSIMSLQMDLIRKYQLQSETVGKEPDIRVHILPYDGGSYEDIDSTDNELVDGFDDSGITNGSAYNISRLPLLPD; encoded by the exons ATGCGCTGTACTCCAATCTCACACTTTCGACTTCGCCTGCCCATCAAGCTCGCCCCCCATACGTCGGCGCTCcggccgccgcctccgcctccgccgctcTCATCTCCCTTCCGTTTCTCGCCCCGTCCATTTCGCCGCCACGATCTCGCCCTGAAATCTCCTGGGCGCCGGAGATTCGCCGCGGGTTCTCCGAGTCCGAGCTCGCCGGAGGATGATTTGGATGTCGAGCTGGGCCGCCTCTTGGCCCTCCTGCCCGAGGAGATGCGGCGGAGAGTTAGCGAGCATCCGGAGCGGAATCAGTTGATCGAGGTGGTCATGGACTTGGGACGGAAGCCGTTGGCCCGGTTTCCGTCGGGCGATTTCGTGCTGTCGGAGCTCCCGGTGACGCACGAGGATCTCGAGCGTGCCACGTCTCAG GTGGGAGACTTTGCTGTAGACAATCGAGCAGGCATCAGTCGAACATTACATCGCATTAGTGGTATTAGGAATCGGAAGGGAACAATTATTGGACTAACTTGCCGTGTTGGGCGAGCAATATCAGGAAGCGCTCCTCTGCTGCGGGATTTGGTTCAAACCGGGGCTTCTCTGTTGCTTATTGGGCCACCAGGGGTGGGGAAAACTACCATTATCAG GGAAATAGCTAGAATGCTTGCGAATGATTATGGAAAACGTGTCATGATTGTTGACACTTCCAACGAGATAGGTGGGGATGGTGACATACCTCATGAAGGAATAGGCAATGCTCGGCGAATGCAAGTTCCCAACTCTGACATGCAACATAAG GTGTTAATTGAAGCAGTGGAAAATCATATGCCACAAGTAATTGTAATAGATGAGATTAGCACAAAGCTTGAAGCAATGGCTGCAAGCACGATTGCCCAACGTGGGATTCAGCTAGTTGCAACTGCCCATGGAGTAACCATAGAGAATTTGATAATGAATCCTGCGCTAGAGATGCTTGTAGGAGGAATTCAG AGTGTCACTCTAGGGGATGAGGAAGCCAGCCGGAGGGGTGTCCAAAAGACTGTGCTTGAAAGGAAAGGACCATCAACGTTTAGTTGTGGTGTTGAGATCATCTCAAAAACTGAGTTGCGAGTTCATCGTAGCTTAGAGGCAACAGTGGATGCTGTTTTGTCAG GGCGGCCACCTAAATTTGAAGTTCGCAAGATGGGGGCCAAGGATACGAAAGGAAATGCGGGGACTGAACCTTTCACGTACTCTTCCCTGAGTGATAATGATGATGCTAGCTTTATTCATGTTCCAGATAGGGCTAGTGAAAGTGCTGGCTATAGTGAATATTCTCCTGAGTTGCCTCCAAACAGGGAGAGTTTCAGTGAAGATGGGGCTCGTCTTCTCTTGTATAATTATGGG ATCCTGGAAGCGAGCATAATGCAAGTGATTAAACAGCTGAATTTGGGTGAAGATGTTATCCGATTAACTGATAACATCAGCCAGGCACATGCATTACTTGCATTGCACTCCA CTAAAAAAAATCCAGGAATTCAAGCTGCTGCTAGATCCCATGGAATTCCCATTTATGTCACAAAG ACAAATTCACTGGTTCAAATAACAAACGCTGTGAGGGCCTTATTGAGGGATTGTGACGGTTCAAAGGATACTGAAGTAGAAGACACATCAAAGTTGTCGGAGAAAACTGATGCCCTAGAG GAGGCAAGAGTGGCCATTGAACAGGTTGTCATTCCAAAAGGAGAACCTGTGGAGTTACTTCCAAGATCATCTTCCATAATGTCTCTTCAGATGGACCTCATAAGAAAATACCAACTGCAATCAGAAACAGTAGGTAAAGAGCCGGATATACGTGTGCATATTCTTCCATATGACGGTGGAAGCTACGAAGACATAGATTCTACAGACAATGAGTTAGTTGATGGGTTTGATGACTCTGGGATCACCAATGGCTCCGCTTACAACATCAGCAGATTACCGCTTCTACCCGATTAG
- the LOC115737364 gene encoding CLAVATA3/ESR (CLE)-related protein 1, producing the protein MASLRFWLCLVMFLLVVSRNEARTPKALPNDGGSAMMESAKQVLKGFMQKKEETDSKRVAPGGPDPHHH; encoded by the coding sequence ATGGCTTCGCTGAGGTTCTGGCTCTGCCTTGTGATGTTTCTACTGGTGGTCTCGCGCAACGAAGCGAGGACCCCCAAGGCATTGCCGAACGATGGAGGCAGCGCAATGATGGAGAGCGCGAAACAAGTCTTGAAGGGTTTCATGCAGAAGAAAGAGGAGACGGACTCGAAGCGGGTCGCGCCCGGAGGGCCTGATCCGCACCATCACTGA
- the LOC115737450 gene encoding UPF0481 protein At3g47200-like — MLRADNSGPQSLGLVIDIENRLCSRGAVNAESRWTIDRVPDNLRKVHSSAFDPEMIGIGPFHGESRLQVMQGHKLRFLNRLLEGNLARRGSGGDVSRTTEGERASDDRECKEDNDGDRIAKAELLDDIMEAMRILKDKTRACYQVTPEIDEDYLRSDYFVEKTVVDGCFVVELLRLYHDRFCLQPDAVAIQDDPIFTNPRILTTLRRDLLLLENQLPFFVLDKLYELINKSNNIDHQQAVRLEVLAVTFFNPLLLGHDAASKLDNEKPKPHHLLQVFRSTFLKSESEKAHKKGSNWVKSRSNPKGSIMGIDLHFASELEEAGVRFEKRRGHGLLDIQFRHHTLRVPPLPINEHAISLLLNCVAYELNVDQPEPIFANYLMFWNSLVNSPGDVQILHNHGIINNTLGSNVDVANLLVRCREVIYDRDLGYLHDEIKNVNDYCERYYESKCRVWWRSLIRERFSSPWTCLSLFAAIILLLLTFLQTIYTVYPYYRPN, encoded by the exons ATGCTTCGGGCCGATAACAGCGGGCCTCAGTCTCTAGGTTTGGTCATCGACATCGAGAACCGCCTCTGCTCGAGGGGCGCTGTCAATGCGGAGAGTCGGTGGACCATCGACAGGGTCCCTGACAACTTGCGTAAAGTCCACAGCAGCGCATTCGATCCCGAAATGATAGGCATCGGTCCCTTCCATGGTGAGTCTCGACTGCAGGTCATGCAAGGGCACAAGCTGCGGTTTCTAAACCGCCTTCTGGAAGGGAATTTGGCGCGGCGGGGGAGCGGCGGAGATGTGTCGAGGACGACCGAGGGGGAGAGAGCGTCCGATGACCGTGAATGTAAAGAAGACAACGATGGCGATCGGATTGCGAAAGCTGAGCTTTTGGATGACATTATGGAAGCCATGCGGATCTTGAAGGACAAAACGAGGGCCTGTTATCAGGTGACTCCTGAGATCGACGAAGACTACCTGAGAAGCGACTACTTTGTGGAGAAGACGGTGGTCGATGGTTGCTTTGTGGTCGAACTGTTGCGCCTTTACCA TGATCGGTTTTGCTTGCAGCCCGATGCGGTGGCAATTCAGGACGATCCAATCTTCACCAATCCCCGGATTCTGACAACCCTTCGACGCGACCTCCTATTGCTTGAGAACCAACTACCTTTCTTCGTTCTCGATAAACTGTACGAGCTGATCAACAAAAGCAACAACATTGATCATCAACAAGCTGTGCGGCTGGAAGTACTCGCCGTCACATTCTTCAACCCACTGTTACTGGGACATGATGCTGCCTCTAAGTTGGACAACGAAAAACCCAAGcctcatcatctgctccaggtTTTCCGATCTACTTTCCTCAAATCGGAGAGTGAGAAAGCCCACAAGAAGGGATCGAATTGGGTCAAGTCCCGGTCAAATCCCAAGGGCAGTATCATGGGCATCGACCTACACTTCGCATCGGAGTTGGAAGAGGCTGGTGTGCGATTTGAAAAGAGGAGGGGCCACGGCTTACTGGACATCCAGTTCCGTCACCACACTCTACGGGTCCCTCCGTTGCCCATCAACGAACACGCCATCTCTCTCCTTTTGAACTGTGTGGCATACGAACTGAACGTCGACCAGCCTGAGCCCATCTTCGCGAATTACTTAATGTTCTGGAACAGTTTGGTCAATAGCCCCGGGGACGTTCAGATTCTCCACAATCACGGGATCATCAATAACACGTTGGGAAGCAATGTGGACGTGGCGAATCTGTTGGTAAGGTGTAGAGAGGTCATTTACGATCGCGATCTGGGCTACTTGCACGATGAAATCAAGAATGTGAATGACTATTGCGAGCGTTACTACGAAAGCAAGTGCCGGGTCTGGTGGAGAAGCCTCATCCGCGAACGTTTCAGCAGTCCGTGGAcatgcctctctctctttgccgcCATTATCCTCTTGCTGCTTACCTTCCTCCAGACGATTTACACCGTTTACCCTTACTATCGGCCGAATTAA